One part of the Anaerolineales bacterium genome encodes these proteins:
- a CDS encoding aspartate ammonia-lyase, whose translation MSQDVRIEKDSLGEVKVPAGALYGAQTQRAVDNFPISGLKPWPAFVWSMAAIKRAAADVNAGLGLLDADKADAIAKAAAEVMEGQWADQFVVDPFQAGAGTSHNMNMNEVLANRATLILGGQLGNYIANPNDHVNMAQSTNDTIPTAIRLGALWRLEELLAAVDGLAEALEAKAAEFDGIVKSGRTHLQDAVPVRLGQEFGAYAKAVRRDAERIRRSAEGLRRLGIGGTATGTGLNAHPNYHKNMVKRLGEITGLALHTSDNLFESMQSLADAADFSAALRTFALTMTRIANDFRLLASGPSTGLDEIRLPALQPGSSIMPGKVNPVLAEMMNMAMYHVIGCDTTVALASSAGQLELNVMMPIIAHNLFEMMQVIIGSINAFTERCVVGLTANQPKAEGWLARNAIIVTALNPLIGYQAGAALVKEAVKDDLAITDLAVGKADAGELKHVKEDRPVTADEIRHALSDLRKLTDGGIVK comes from the coding sequence ATGAGCCAAGACGTACGTATCGAGAAAGACTCCCTGGGCGAGGTCAAAGTCCCCGCCGGGGCTTTGTACGGCGCACAGACCCAGCGCGCCGTGGATAACTTCCCCATCTCCGGTCTCAAACCCTGGCCCGCCTTCGTCTGGTCCATGGCCGCCATCAAGCGTGCCGCCGCCGATGTCAACGCCGGCCTCGGCCTGCTGGATGCTGATAAGGCTGACGCCATCGCCAAAGCCGCTGCCGAAGTGATGGAAGGCCAGTGGGCTGACCAGTTCGTCGTAGACCCCTTCCAGGCCGGCGCGGGTACGAGCCACAACATGAACATGAACGAGGTGTTGGCCAACCGCGCCACCCTCATCCTCGGCGGCCAGTTGGGCAACTATATTGCCAATCCCAACGACCATGTCAACATGGCCCAGTCCACCAACGACACCATTCCCACCGCCATCCGCCTCGGGGCGCTGTGGCGGCTGGAAGAGCTGCTCGCCGCCGTAGACGGCCTGGCCGAAGCGCTGGAAGCCAAAGCCGCCGAGTTTGACGGCATCGTCAAATCCGGCCGCACTCACCTGCAGGATGCCGTGCCCGTGCGCCTGGGGCAGGAGTTCGGCGCATACGCCAAGGCCGTGCGCCGTGATGCCGAGCGCATTCGCCGCTCGGCGGAGGGCCTGCGCCGCCTGGGCATCGGCGGCACCGCCACCGGCACCGGGCTCAACGCCCATCCCAACTATCACAAGAACATGGTCAAGCGCCTGGGCGAGATCACCGGCCTGGCGCTGCACACCTCTGACAACCTGTTCGAGAGCATGCAGAGCCTGGCCGATGCCGCCGACTTTTCGGCTGCTCTGCGCACCTTTGCGCTCACCATGACCCGCATCGCCAACGACTTCCGCCTGCTGGCCTCCGGCCCGTCCACCGGCCTGGACGAAATTCGTCTGCCCGCCCTGCAGCCCGGCTCCAGCATCATGCCCGGCAAGGTCAATCCGGTGCTGGCAGAGATGATGAACATGGCCATGTATCACGTCATCGGCTGCGACACCACCGTGGCGCTGGCCAGCTCGGCTGGCCAACTGGAGCTGAACGTGATGATGCCCATCATCGCCCACAACCTGTTCGAGATGATGCAGGTCATCATCGGCTCCATCAACGCCTTCACCGAACGCTGCGTGGTGGGCCTGACCGCCAACCAACCCAAAGCCGAAGGCTGGCTGGCGCGCAACGCCATCATCGTCACCGCCCTCAACCCGCTCATCGGTTATCAAGCCGGCGCGGCGCTGGTGAAAGAAGCGGTGAAGGATGACCTGGCGATCACCGATCTGGCCGTCGGCAAGGCCGACGCTGGAGAGCTCAAGCATGTGAAAGAGGATCGCCCGGTGACGGCAGACGAGATCCGCCATGCCCTCAGTGACCTGCGCAAGCTCACCGACGGAGGCATCGTCAAGTAA
- a CDS encoding ferredoxin family protein translates to MTHIITSLCLRDGGCVEVCPVECIVPGMPQDQYPWYYIDPATCIDCGACIPECPFEAIFTEDEVPDAYEAKADQKQAKPAGTPGYAERFEGNNHHGHAVAIDSVKTLTPGEAVNLRDDIQPNYDYFEKGPGYWDGWQQHGK, encoded by the coding sequence ATGACCCACATCATCACCAGTTTGTGTTTGCGCGACGGCGGTTGCGTTGAGGTGTGCCCGGTGGAATGCATTGTTCCCGGCATGCCGCAGGACCAGTACCCTTGGTACTACATCGATCCGGCTACCTGCATTGACTGCGGCGCCTGCATCCCTGAGTGTCCGTTTGAGGCCATCTTCACTGAAGATGAAGTGCCCGATGCTTATGAAGCCAAGGCTGATCAGAAGCAGGCCAAGCCTGCTGGCACGCCTGGCTACGCCGAGCGCTTTGAGGGCAACAATCACCACGGGCACGCGGTCGCCATCGACTCGGTCAAGACCCTCACCCCTGGTGAGGCGGTCAACCTCCGTGATGACATCCAGCCCAACTACGATTACTTCGAAAAAGGCCCCGGTTACTGGGACGGCTGGCAGCAGCACGGCAAGTAG
- a CDS encoding superoxide dismutase, giving the protein MAFTLPKLPYDFNALEPHIDARTMEIHHGKHHQAYVNNLNAAIEKHPELADKSLEDLLKDLNAVPEGIRTAVRNNGGGHFNHSMFWEIMSANGGGEPTGALGDAINKAFGDFATFKEKFAAAAAGQFGSGWAWLVKEGDGVAIVATPNQDNPISNGKTAILGVDVWEHAYYLNYQNRRPDYVAAWWNVVNWDEVAKRFAA; this is encoded by the coding sequence ATGGCTTTCACTCTCCCCAAACTGCCTTACGATTTCAATGCCCTGGAGCCGCACATTGACGCGCGCACCATGGAAATTCACCATGGCAAGCACCATCAGGCCTATGTCAACAACCTGAACGCTGCCATCGAGAAGCACCCCGAGCTGGCCGACAAGTCGCTTGAGGACCTGCTGAAGGACCTCAACGCCGTCCCCGAGGGCATCCGCACCGCGGTGCGCAACAACGGCGGCGGCCACTTCAACCACAGCATGTTCTGGGAGATCATGTCCGCCAATGGCGGCGGTGAGCCCACCGGCGCGCTGGGTGATGCGATCAACAAAGCCTTCGGCGACTTTGCCACATTCAAAGAGAAGTTCGCTGCCGCCGCTGCCGGCCAGTTCGGCTCCGGTTGGGCCTGGCTGGTCAAAGAGGGCGATGGCGTTGCCATCGTGGCCACTCCCAATCAGGACAACCCCATCTCCAATGGCAAGACCGCCATCCTGGGCGTTGACGTGTGGGAGCATGCCTACTACCTCAACTACCAGAACCGCCGCCCGGATTACGTAGCGGCCTGGTGGAACGTGGTGAACTGGGACGAGGTCGCTAAGCGCTTCGCGGCGTAG
- a CDS encoding DMT family transporter, whose amino-acid sequence MSAQTQPKIPPHLVLLLGIFAVASSSLLIRYAQQEVGSLVIAAYRMALSAIILVPLTLPRHTGELRQLSRRGYALAALSGVLLAIHFASWILSLEYTSVASSVVLVTTNPLWVALLAPLVLKEKLGRGVLLGMLVALAGGVVVALSDSCTLAGGTLQCPPLSEFVAGRSFYGNLLALVGAWSGAGYILIGRSLRPQLSLTAYIFLVYGIAALVLVALVPLSGQHAFGFSPVTYVYLLLLAVLPQLIGHSSFNWALAHLPASYVSIALLGEPVSSTILAVLLLGEVPGGIKLVGAALILLGILIATLKPAPQGRDV is encoded by the coding sequence GTGAGCGCACAAACCCAACCGAAAATCCCGCCGCATCTGGTGCTGCTGCTTGGCATCTTTGCCGTGGCATCATCCTCGCTGCTGATCCGCTATGCCCAGCAGGAGGTGGGCTCGCTGGTGATCGCCGCCTACCGCATGGCGCTGTCGGCGATCATCCTGGTGCCGCTGACCCTGCCGCGCCACACCGGCGAGCTGCGCCAGCTGAGCCGCCGGGGCTACGCCCTGGCGGCACTGAGCGGCGTGCTGCTGGCGATCCACTTCGCCAGCTGGATCCTTTCGTTGGAGTACACCAGCGTGGCCAGCTCCGTAGTGCTGGTGACCACCAACCCGCTGTGGGTGGCGCTGCTGGCGCCGCTGGTGCTGAAGGAGAAGCTGGGGCGCGGTGTGCTGCTGGGCATGCTGGTGGCGCTGGCGGGTGGCGTGGTGGTGGCGTTAAGCGACAGCTGCACGTTGGCCGGCGGCACGCTACAGTGCCCGCCGCTGAGCGAGTTTGTGGCCGGGCGCTCCTTTTACGGCAACCTTCTGGCCCTGGTGGGCGCGTGGAGCGGGGCTGGCTACATCCTGATCGGGCGCAGCCTGCGTCCGCAGCTCTCGCTGACAGCGTACATCTTCCTTGTATATGGCATCGCCGCCCTGGTGCTGGTGGCGCTGGTGCCGCTTTCAGGCCAGCACGCCTTTGGCTTCTCGCCCGTTACCTATGTATACCTGTTGCTATTGGCGGTGCTGCCGCAGCTGATCGGCCACTCCAGTTTCAACTGGGCGTTGGCGCACCTGCCGGCCTCGTATGTTTCGATCGCCCTGCTGGGCGAGCCGGTCAGCAGCACCATCCTGGCGGTGCTGCTGCTGGGCGAAGTGCCGGGCGGCATCAAGTTGGTGGGTGCGGCGCTGATCCTGCTGGGCATACTGATCGCCACCCTGAAACCTGCGCCACAGGGGCGGGATGTATAA
- the malQ gene encoding 4-alpha-glucanotransferase, giving the protein MNFQHRSGILLHVTSLPCRFGIGDLGPQAYAWVDFLAASGTRWWQTLPLGPTGYGESPYQSYSSFALNPNLISPQLLADDGLLDSAHLETAPAFPTHKVDFPAVTQWKRGLYQVAFARLNSMPVLHHAFDEFCAQQSAWLDDYCLFMTLKSQYGQQAWPHWPAPLRGRQPDALAEARQTHAETLRYFAFQQFLLFRQWAGLRAYMTEHGVGIIGDLPIYVAHDSVDAWCRPELFELDERGAPLRVAGVPPDIFSTTGQLWGNPLYRWDLHKKQGYAWWLQRLRATLALSDVIRLDHFRGFATYYAIPASEDTAMNGTWEFGPGEDFFYTVERELGHLPLIAEDLGGEAAPEVIALRDQFNLPGMKVFQFGFDMGLEHTFLPHNYPVNCVAYSGTHDNDTFLGWFEHAPAAERTLCESYIKIGPQGFVWSMLEMLWGSQAALTVAPIQDFLELGSEARMNIPGTPLGNWHWRVDGAQLTDVLATRIADLNARNGRTA; this is encoded by the coding sequence ATGAACTTCCAGCACAGATCCGGCATCCTGCTCCACGTCACCAGCCTGCCTTGCCGCTTCGGCATCGGCGACCTGGGGCCACAGGCGTATGCCTGGGTAGACTTCCTGGCCGCGTCCGGCACGCGCTGGTGGCAGACCCTGCCGCTTGGCCCCACCGGCTACGGCGAATCGCCGTACCAGTCGTATTCTTCGTTCGCCTTAAACCCCAATCTCATCAGCCCGCAGCTGCTGGCCGACGATGGCCTGCTCGATTCCGCCCACCTGGAGACCGCGCCGGCGTTCCCCACTCACAAAGTAGATTTCCCCGCCGTCACCCAATGGAAGCGCGGCCTGTACCAGGTGGCCTTTGCGCGCCTCAACAGCATGCCAGTGCTGCATCACGCGTTCGATGAGTTCTGTGCGCAGCAAAGCGCCTGGCTGGATGACTATTGCCTGTTTATGACCCTCAAGAGCCAGTACGGCCAGCAAGCCTGGCCGCACTGGCCGGCGCCGCTGCGCGGCCGCCAGCCAGACGCGCTGGCCGAGGCGCGCCAGACCCACGCCGAGACGCTGCGCTACTTTGCCTTCCAGCAGTTCCTGCTGTTCCGCCAGTGGGCCGGGCTGCGCGCCTACATGACAGAGCACGGCGTCGGCATCATTGGCGATCTGCCCATCTACGTGGCCCACGACAGCGTTGACGCCTGGTGCCGCCCCGAGCTATTTGAGCTCGACGAGCGCGGCGCGCCGCTGCGCGTGGCTGGCGTGCCGCCGGACATCTTCAGCACCACCGGCCAGCTGTGGGGCAACCCGCTGTATCGCTGGGACCTGCACAAAAAGCAGGGTTACGCCTGGTGGCTCCAGCGCCTGCGTGCTACCCTGGCGCTCTCAGACGTTATTCGGCTTGATCACTTCCGTGGGTTCGCTACCTATTACGCCATCCCCGCCAGCGAAGATACCGCCATGAACGGCACCTGGGAATTTGGCCCAGGCGAAGATTTCTTCTATACCGTCGAGCGTGAGCTCGGCCATCTGCCGCTCATCGCCGAAGACCTCGGCGGCGAAGCCGCGCCCGAGGTCATCGCCCTGCGTGACCAGTTCAATCTGCCAGGCATGAAGGTCTTCCAGTTCGGCTTTGATATGGGGTTGGAGCATACCTTCCTGCCGCACAACTATCCGGTCAACTGCGTGGCCTACTCCGGCACGCACGACAATGACACTTTCCTCGGCTGGTTCGAGCATGCCCCGGCGGCCGAGCGAACGCTGTGCGAAAGCTATATCAAGATTGGCCCACAAGGCTTTGTGTGGAGCATGCTTGAAATGCTGTGGGGCTCGCAGGCCGCCCTCACCGTTGCCCCCATTCAGGATTTTCTCGAATTGGGCAGCGAAGCCCGCATGAACATCCCCGGCACGCCCCTGGGTAACTGGCACTGGCGCGTGGACGGCGCCCAGCTCACCGATGTGCTGGCGACGCGCATCGCAGACCTGAACGCCCGCAATGGCCGTACGGCTTAA
- a CDS encoding SH3 domain-containing protein, which yields MRRQLLVIVTVVVTTLFLPSLVMAQSGGLDLDGYCRSKGYSKAELVENNAYGWRCKGADGSLHNMDLYDACHWQYGGQLPTPQFSDFNNAYSWKCFGGNTQSPTIAPPSSGNSSGGSTGGSGNSGSGSGNSGPSGGSVTYYTGSSNSPSTGAFVQVSSSGLRIRTGPGTGYSILGQVVRGHYYSLLEQSGSWGKVDTNQGSGWISLDYVVTTQQNSKIWCSITPVAVDRGGGTFRDRNYELVYRGPSLASLMGPGTSDLFIYYRNSWKYLDYHGHKDGENIWGISTLWAYATPGWDDDSRWRIDFHWTGNSCP from the coding sequence ATGCGCAGGCAGCTACTTGTTATCGTAACAGTGGTAGTCACAACCTTGTTTTTGCCAAGTTTGGTTATGGCTCAATCTGGCGGGCTTGATTTGGACGGCTATTGCAGAAGCAAAGGGTATTCAAAAGCTGAGCTAGTAGAAAACAATGCATATGGGTGGAGATGCAAAGGCGCAGATGGATCGCTTCACAACATGGATTTGTATGATGCCTGCCATTGGCAATACGGTGGTCAATTACCTACACCACAATTTAGCGATTTCAATAACGCTTACTCATGGAAGTGCTTCGGGGGTAATACCCAATCTCCGACCATAGCACCCCCGAGTTCTGGCAACTCATCTGGTGGAAGCACAGGAGGTAGTGGCAACAGCGGATCTGGCTCAGGAAATAGTGGTCCTAGTGGTGGGTCAGTTACATATTACACGGGTTCAAGCAATTCACCATCTACAGGTGCTTTTGTTCAAGTTAGTTCGTCCGGATTGAGAATTCGCACTGGTCCTGGAACGGGGTATTCGATTTTGGGTCAAGTGGTTAGGGGCCATTACTATTCTTTACTAGAGCAGTCAGGAAGCTGGGGGAAAGTTGATACAAATCAAGGCAGCGGATGGATATCACTTGACTATGTAGTTACTACTCAGCAGAATTCCAAAATATGGTGTTCCATAACGCCTGTGGCAGTAGACAGAGGGGGTGGAACCTTCCGTGACAGAAATTATGAGCTTGTATATCGCGGCCCCAGCCTCGCTAGCCTAATGGGCCCTGGAACATCAGATTTATTCATTTACTACAGGAATTCTTGGAAGTATCTTGATTACCATGGACATAAGGACGGAGAAAATATCTGGGGAATAAGTACATTGTGGGCATATGCCACTCCAGGATGGGACGATGACTCACGGTGGCGGATTGACTTTCACTGGACAGGGAATTCCTGCCCTTGA
- a CDS encoding IS1595 family transposase: protein MAKSNMQKFTVKDFQQVFPDDDSCLDYIRQQKYPERIDCPSCSKNALFHKIKERKSYACDYCGYQIAPMAGTIFEKSSTPLTLWFYAIYLMAQTRGGISAKQIERETGVTYKTAWRMCKEIRHCLDEDFSPFTGDVELDESYFGGRKHGKRGRGAEGKTAVFGMAQRAGRVKARVVPNVRRKSIMPIIESSVNKTARVFTDERNTYAALPAMGYAHGSIPHAQKVYVMGDVHTNTIEGFWSNVKNGIRGVYHSVSSRYLQSYLNEYAFRYNHRKDITPMFWFFLRRSVFHRAS, encoded by the coding sequence ATGGCTAAAAGCAATATGCAAAAGTTCACGGTCAAGGATTTTCAGCAGGTGTTCCCTGATGATGACTCTTGCTTGGATTACATTCGCCAACAAAAATATCCTGAGCGCATAGACTGCCCTTCCTGTAGCAAGAACGCTCTGTTCCACAAGATTAAGGAGCGCAAGTCTTACGCCTGCGATTATTGCGGGTATCAGATTGCGCCGATGGCTGGCACTATTTTTGAGAAATCCAGCACTCCGCTCACTCTGTGGTTTTATGCGATTTATCTCATGGCACAAACGCGCGGCGGTATTTCTGCCAAGCAGATCGAACGCGAAACGGGTGTTACCTACAAAACCGCGTGGCGCATGTGCAAAGAAATTCGCCATTGCTTGGACGAGGATTTTTCGCCCTTTACTGGCGATGTAGAACTGGACGAGTCCTACTTTGGTGGTCGCAAGCATGGAAAGCGCGGGCGCGGCGCAGAGGGTAAGACCGCTGTTTTTGGTATGGCTCAGCGCGCTGGCAGAGTTAAGGCTCGCGTTGTTCCAAATGTTCGCCGTAAATCCATCATGCCGATTATTGAATCTAGCGTGAACAAGACTGCTCGCGTATTTACTGACGAAAGGAACACCTATGCTGCGTTGCCAGCTATGGGCTACGCTCACGGCAGCATTCCTCACGCTCAAAAAGTCTACGTTATGGGTGATGTTCACACCAACACCATTGAGGGCTTTTGGTCTAATGTCAAGAATGGTATTCGCGGCGTTTATCACTCTGTTAGCTCCAGGTATCTACAGTCTTATTTGAACGAGTACGCCTTTCGGTATAACCATCGCAAAGACATTACTCCGATGTTTTGGTTTTTCCTGCGCCGGAGCGTTTTCCATCGGGCTTCTTAG
- a CDS encoding aldo/keto reductase, which produces MQYTYLGRTGLQVSRLCLGTMNFGPKTSEADSFAIMDRALELGINFFDTANVYGWKKGEGITENIIGRWFAQGGGRREKVVLATKAYGEMGDWPNQKRLSALHIRQACEASLKRLQTDYIDLYQMHHIDRNTPWEEIWQAMEVLVQQGKVIYVGSSNFAGFHIAQAQAAAKTRNFMGLVCEQSLYNLAARRIEQELIPACREYGLGLIPYSPLAAGTLAGAFEKVKDSRRTDERNQKAIERREQQHKDYEALCKQLGASPATVAMAWLLANPVVTAPIIGPRTLEQLETALEPLDFTLDAEAMNKLDEIWPGPGGEAPEAYAW; this is translated from the coding sequence ATGCAATACACCTATCTCGGACGCACCGGCCTGCAGGTCAGCCGCTTGTGCCTGGGCACGATGAACTTCGGCCCCAAGACCAGCGAGGCTGACAGCTTCGCCATCATGGACCGCGCCTTGGAGTTGGGCATCAACTTCTTCGACACGGCCAATGTATACGGCTGGAAGAAAGGCGAAGGCATCACCGAGAACATCATCGGGCGCTGGTTTGCGCAGGGCGGCGGCCGCCGCGAGAAAGTGGTGCTGGCTACCAAGGCCTACGGCGAAATGGGCGACTGGCCCAACCAGAAGCGCCTCTCAGCCCTTCACATCCGCCAGGCCTGCGAAGCCAGTTTGAAGCGCTTGCAGACCGACTACATCGACCTGTACCAGATGCACCACATTGACCGCAACACGCCCTGGGAAGAGATATGGCAGGCGATGGAAGTGTTGGTGCAGCAAGGCAAGGTGATCTATGTGGGCAGCAGCAACTTCGCCGGCTTCCATATTGCCCAGGCGCAGGCCGCGGCCAAGACGCGCAACTTTATGGGACTGGTGTGCGAGCAAAGCCTATACAACCTGGCCGCCCGTCGCATCGAGCAGGAGCTGATCCCGGCCTGCCGCGAGTACGGCCTGGGCCTGATCCCGTATAGCCCGCTGGCGGCGGGCACGCTGGCCGGCGCCTTCGAGAAGGTGAAGGACAGCCGCCGCACGGATGAGCGTAACCAGAAAGCCATCGAGCGCCGCGAGCAACAGCACAAGGATTACGAGGCGCTGTGCAAGCAGCTGGGCGCCAGCCCGGCCACGGTGGCGATGGCCTGGCTGCTGGCGAACCCAGTGGTGACCGCGCCGATCATTGGCCCGCGCACGCTGGAGCAGTTGGAGACGGCCTTGGAGCCGCTGGATTTCACCCTGGATGCCGAGGCGATGAACAAGCTGGACGAGATCTGGCCCGGCCCGGGCGGCGAGGCCCCTGAAGCGTACGCTTGGTAA
- a CDS encoding aminopeptidase P family protein, with protein MATLVQEKTQQAVSILQEKGVDMWLTFVRETRAAGDPMLPIIFGADLTWQSALIMTRAGERIAILGNLEADTAQNTGAYDTIVGYDQSVRQVLQDTIKRLDPKQIAINISRNDPFADGLSSGLGELLRDYLGEYAERIISAEPVINAVRGRKTAEEQRRIRAAIASTAEIYAATYPFVKVGQTEREIAAHMHAETLKRGLGFAWEQKFCPAVNAGPDSPIGHAAPTEIKVEPGQIIHFDFGVLQEDYTSDIQRVMYVLRPGESAAPAEVQHGFDTARAAIEAAMALIKPGAIGLAADTAARTIVTEAGFTEFKHALGHQMGRSVHDGGALLGPLWEKYGETPNMPLEAGQVFTIEPSLMVAGHGCIGIEEDVVVTENGCEYLGAPQTELIYAG; from the coding sequence ATGGCAACACTCGTACAAGAAAAAACGCAGCAAGCGGTCAGCATTCTGCAGGAGAAGGGCGTGGATATGTGGCTCACCTTCGTGCGCGAGACCCGCGCGGCCGGCGACCCCATGCTGCCGATCATCTTTGGGGCCGACCTGACCTGGCAGAGCGCGCTGATCATGACCCGCGCCGGCGAGCGCATCGCCATCCTCGGCAACCTGGAGGCGGATACGGCCCAGAACACCGGCGCCTACGACACCATCGTGGGCTACGACCAGTCCGTGCGCCAGGTACTGCAGGACACGATCAAGCGCCTAGATCCAAAACAGATTGCAATCAACATTTCACGCAATGACCCCTTCGCCGATGGCCTGAGCAGCGGCCTGGGCGAACTGCTGCGTGATTACCTGGGCGAGTACGCCGAGCGCATCATCTCGGCCGAGCCGGTGATCAACGCCGTACGCGGCCGCAAGACCGCCGAGGAGCAGCGCCGCATCCGCGCTGCCATTGCCAGCACCGCCGAGATCTACGCCGCCACCTACCCCTTCGTCAAGGTGGGCCAGACCGAGCGCGAGATCGCGGCCCACATGCACGCCGAGACGCTCAAGCGTGGCCTTGGCTTCGCCTGGGAGCAGAAATTCTGCCCGGCGGTGAATGCCGGGCCAGACAGCCCCATCGGCCACGCCGCGCCCACCGAGATCAAGGTCGAGCCCGGCCAGATCATTCACTTTGACTTTGGCGTGCTGCAGGAGGACTACACCTCCGACATTCAACGCGTGATGTACGTGCTGCGCCCGGGTGAGAGCGCCGCGCCAGCCGAAGTGCAGCACGGCTTTGACACGGCGCGGGCCGCCATCGAGGCGGCCATGGCGCTGATCAAGCCCGGCGCGATCGGGCTTGCGGCCGACACGGCCGCCCGCACGATCGTGACCGAGGCGGGCTTCACCGAATTCAAGCATGCCCTCGGCCACCAAATGGGCCGAAGCGTGCACGACGGCGGCGCCTTGCTCGGCCCGCTGTGGGAGAAGTACGGCGAGACGCCCAACATGCCGCTGGAGGCCGGCCAGGTGTTCACCATCGAGCCGAGCTTGATGGTGGCTGGCCACGGCTGCATCGGCATCGAAGAAGATGTGGTGGTGACCGAGAACGGCTGCGAATATCTGGGCGCGCCGCAAACCGAACTGATCTACGCGGGGTAA
- a CDS encoding methylglyoxal synthase — translation MPIHTLPAQKRIALVAHDGRKKDLIEWAVYNKATLSQHELYGTGGTGTRISEATGLPVSRFLSGPLGGDQQLGAAIAVAEIDMLVFFWDPLEPQPHDPDVKALLRLAVLHNIPTASNRATADFLITSPLMGQEYGRKVPDLSRRMQEIREDDE, via the coding sequence ATGCCAATCCACACATTGCCTGCCCAAAAACGCATCGCCCTGGTGGCCCACGATGGCCGCAAGAAGGACTTGATCGAGTGGGCGGTCTACAACAAGGCCACCCTCTCGCAGCACGAGCTATACGGCACCGGCGGCACAGGCACGCGCATCAGCGAAGCGACAGGGCTGCCCGTGAGCCGCTTCCTCAGCGGCCCGCTGGGCGGCGACCAGCAGCTAGGCGCCGCCATCGCCGTAGCCGAGATCGACATGCTGGTGTTCTTTTGGGACCCGCTGGAGCCGCAGCCGCACGACCCGGACGTAAAAGCGCTACTACGCCTGGCGGTGCTGCACAACATCCCCACCGCCTCCAACCGCGCCACCGCAGACTTCCTGATCACGTCCCCATTGATGGGCCAGGAGTACGGGCGCAAGGTGCCGGATCTCTCGCGGCGCATGCAGGAGATCCGCGAGGATGATGAGTAG